The following coding sequences lie in one Heliangelus exortis chromosome 8, bHelExo1.hap1, whole genome shotgun sequence genomic window:
- the MED8 gene encoding mediator of RNA polymerase II transcription subunit 8, translating to MQREEKQLELTLEALISQVADLKNSLVSFIYKLENEYDRLTWPSVLDSFALLSGQLNTLNKVLKHEKTPLLRNQVIIPLVLSPDRDEEIMRQTEGRVPVFSHEVVPDHLRTKPDPEVEEQEKQLITDAARISPDVAQKQIQSLNKMCSNLLEKISKEERESESGGLRQNKQTFNPADTNALVAAVAFGKGLSNRRPPGSGGSVQSGQPGAGAIIAGASGMQQVPMSGAPAQQQPMLAGVQMAQAGQPGKMPSGIKTNIKSASMHPYQR from the exons ATGCAG agagaggagaagcagctggagtTGACCCTGGAGGCACTCATCAGTCAGGTAGCTGACCTGAAGAACTCCTTGGTCAGTTTTATCTACAAGCTGGAGAATGAGTACGACCGACTCACATG GCCTTCAGTTCTGGACAGCTTTGCATTGCTGTCAGGGCAGCTGAACACCTTGAATAAAGTGCTCAAGCATGAGAAGACCCCACTGCTACGAAACCAGGTTATCATACCCCTGGTGCTGTCTCCAGACCGTGATGAGGAGATCATG CGGCAGACGGAGGGGCGTGTGCCGGTGTTCAGCCATGAGGTGGTTCCTGACCACCTTCGGACTAAGCCTGACCCCGaggtggaggagcaggagaagcagctgatcACTGATGCAGCTCGAATTAGCCCTGATGTGGCACAG aaaCAGATCCAAAGTCTGAACAAAATGTGCTCAAATCTGCTGGAGAAAATCAGTAAGGAGGAGCGTGAATCTGAGAGTGGAG GCTTACGACAGAACAAGCAGACTTTCAACCCTGCAGATACCAATGCTCTGGTAGCAGCTGTGGCCTTTGGGAAAGGACTGTCAAATCGGCGACCCCCTGGCTCTGGAGGATCTGTCCAGTCAGGtcagccaggagctggtgcCATCATTGCAGGTGCTTCAGGCATGCAGCAGGTCCCAATGTCTGGTgcaccagctcagcagcagccaatGCTGGCAGGAGTGCAGATGGCACAAGCTGGACAGCCAG gaAAAATGCCAAGtggaataaaaacaaatatcaAGTCTGCCTCAATGCATCCATATCAGAGATGA